One genomic segment of Natranaeroarchaeum aerophilus includes these proteins:
- a CDS encoding DUF7546 family protein codes for MSSLTQRADLDRFLPDRNTALLYAVIINTQLILFGVYLLMLGQTSVTTFHLYPLIWLNVGAWALYRTSPADASVRTRRKAGVIAALYFGLLALFGGLIAPGASFYDVAFAGGLNVNVAGPPGLVPNLYYGGELIELSLMPAFIVGYAALAYLVYATIIDATNAAVSGLLGLVSCVSCTWPLIAAVVASITGGSASAFTAATSGFSFGLSTVIFVVTVGLLYWRPFGR; via the coding sequence ATGAGCTCACTCACACAGCGAGCCGACCTCGATCGCTTCCTTCCCGACAGGAACACGGCCCTGCTGTACGCGGTCATCATCAACACACAGCTGATCCTGTTCGGGGTGTATTTGCTCATGCTCGGCCAGACGAGCGTGACGACGTTCCATCTCTACCCGTTGATCTGGCTGAACGTCGGCGCGTGGGCGCTCTATCGCACGTCGCCTGCCGACGCCTCCGTGCGGACGCGCCGGAAAGCAGGCGTAATCGCTGCCCTCTACTTCGGCCTGCTCGCCCTCTTCGGCGGACTGATCGCCCCCGGGGCGTCATTCTATGACGTCGCCTTTGCGGGCGGGCTCAACGTGAACGTAGCAGGGCCCCCCGGTCTCGTGCCGAACCTGTACTACGGCGGCGAGCTGATCGAACTGTCCCTGATGCCGGCGTTTATCGTAGGATACGCGGCACTTGCCTACCTCGTCTATGCGACGATCATCGATGCGACCAACGCCGCGGTCTCGGGCCTGCTGGGACTGGTCTCCTGTGTGAGCTGTACGTGGCCGCTGATCGCCGCCGTCGTGGCGAGTATCACCGGCGGCTCCGCGAGCGCGTTTACGGCGGCGACCTCGGGCTTCTCGTTTGGCCTGTCGACCGTCATCTTCGTCGTGACGGTCGGCCTGCTGTACTGGCGGCCGTTCGGGCGCTAA
- a CDS encoding heme o synthase, which yields MSHPPVRSESRFPLVGSHDRFTWLLATTVMGVYLLIVVGATTAITDAAAACGGWPACGGEWFAISDTQIAIAWGHRVTALLVGVLVAITAAIALIGDASRRVRAALGLGVVLYTTQVAIGAAAATVGLTGVLSNLHLLVAMLVFGTLVLALAWTLEAETAGLDVESDPTEPDPDPEPVGDVPTPTVPDDVLGRAKLTAFAYFRLMKPRLMWLLCLVASAGMALAAGPDLTIRTIVLTLTGGVLAIGASGTFNHVLERDVDKKMARTSDRPVATHLVPVRNALAFGGLLTLASLAVFLQVNVLAAALGLVAILFYSVIYTLVLKPNTVQNTVIGGAAGALPAMIGWVAVTGRIGLPGLALAGVIFLWTPAHFYNLALAYKDDYARGGFPMMPVVHGEAVTRKHILWYLAATLLGASALSVITDLGVLYAATTVALGGVFLWAVVRLHWERTEQAAFRAFHASNAYLGALLVAIVVDALVL from the coding sequence GTGTCACACCCCCCCGTTCGAAGCGAATCGAGGTTTCCGCTGGTCGGTAGTCACGACCGGTTCACGTGGCTACTGGCCACGACGGTGATGGGTGTGTATCTGCTGATCGTCGTCGGCGCGACGACCGCGATCACCGACGCTGCAGCGGCCTGCGGGGGCTGGCCAGCCTGTGGCGGTGAGTGGTTTGCCATCTCCGATACACAGATCGCAATCGCGTGGGGCCACCGGGTTACCGCTCTGCTCGTCGGCGTACTGGTCGCGATCACCGCCGCAATCGCTCTGATCGGGGACGCGTCACGACGTGTCCGGGCGGCGCTCGGGCTCGGTGTAGTCCTGTACACGACACAGGTAGCTATCGGCGCGGCCGCCGCGACCGTTGGCCTGACCGGCGTGCTCTCGAACCTGCATCTGCTTGTCGCAATGCTCGTGTTCGGAACGCTGGTGCTCGCGCTCGCGTGGACGCTCGAAGCCGAGACGGCCGGACTCGACGTCGAGAGCGATCCCACTGAGCCGGATCCCGACCCGGAGCCAGTCGGCGATGTCCCGACCCCCACAGTCCCGGACGACGTGCTGGGCCGGGCGAAACTGACCGCGTTCGCCTATTTCCGACTGATGAAACCGCGTCTGATGTGGTTGCTCTGTCTCGTGGCATCAGCAGGAATGGCGCTGGCCGCAGGCCCCGACCTGACCATCCGGACCATCGTGTTGACACTTACCGGGGGTGTGCTGGCGATCGGCGCGAGCGGCACGTTCAATCACGTGCTGGAACGCGATGTCGACAAAAAGATGGCCCGAACCTCGGACCGACCGGTCGCAACCCACCTCGTCCCGGTCCGGAACGCACTGGCCTTCGGCGGCCTGCTAACCCTCGCGTCACTCGCCGTCTTCCTCCAAGTGAACGTCCTCGCGGCTGCACTCGGCCTCGTTGCGATCCTGTTTTACAGCGTCATCTACACGCTGGTGCTCAAGCCGAACACGGTCCAGAACACGGTTATCGGCGGTGCTGCCGGCGCGCTGCCCGCGATGATCGGGTGGGTCGCCGTGACGGGACGGATCGGCCTGCCCGGACTCGCGCTCGCTGGCGTGATCTTTCTGTGGACGCCCGCCCACTTTTACAACCTCGCGCTGGCGTACAAGGACGACTACGCCCGGGGCGGGTTCCCGATGATGCCGGTCGTCCACGGTGAGGCGGTCACGAGAAAACACATCCTGTGGTATCTGGCAGCAACCCTGCTGGGCGCGAGCGCGCTTTCGGTGATTACGGATCTCGGCGTCCTCTACGCCGCGACGACGGTCGCTCTCGGCGGCGTCTTCCTCTGGGCAGTCGTCCGCCTCCACTGGGAACGCACCGAGCAAGCGGCGTTTCGCGCATTCCACGCCTCGAACGCCTATCTCGGCGCGCTGCTCGTCGCCATCGTCGTCGACGCACTCGTACTGTAA
- the coxB gene encoding cytochrome c oxidase subunit II yields the protein MKRARIALITVWTGTLLLLLAQPVSAASTSAELISDLNERLIIVALPITLLVEGILIYAVLKFRNNDDPKPTEENRRLEITWTIATAIVLLFVGFAAFEVMADPQVSSMADDEPPEDAVVIEIEGDDAWQWHFEYQNEYEGVEMTNEMYIPKDQEVYMQVTAENWLHMVHIPDLGVKQQAQPGVVHTVSTTPTETGSYQGYCTEYCGAGHSGMLFETHVVTEEEFDETMEEQLAEAEEEENGDEANGNDE from the coding sequence ATGAAGAGAGCGCGGATCGCCCTGATCACCGTGTGGACGGGGACGCTGTTGCTGTTGCTGGCCCAGCCAGTTTCGGCGGCGTCTACCTCCGCCGAGCTGATCAGCGACCTCAACGAACGGCTGATCATCGTCGCCCTGCCGATCACGCTACTGGTCGAAGGGATCCTCATCTACGCCGTCCTGAAGTTCCGGAACAACGACGATCCGAAGCCGACCGAGGAGAACCGCCGTCTGGAGATCACGTGGACGATCGCGACCGCCATCGTCCTGCTGTTCGTCGGATTCGCCGCCTTCGAGGTCATGGCGGATCCCCAGGTCAGCTCGATGGCCGACGACGAACCGCCCGAAGACGCCGTCGTCATCGAAATCGAGGGTGACGACGCCTGGCAGTGGCACTTCGAGTACCAGAACGAGTACGAGGGTGTCGAGATGACCAACGAGATGTACATCCCCAAGGATCAGGAAGTCTACATGCAGGTGACCGCAGAGAACTGGTTGCATATGGTCCACATACCGGATCTGGGTGTGAAACAGCAGGCCCAGCCCGGCGTGGTCCACACGGTGTCGACGACGCCGACCGAGACCGGCTCCTACCAGGGCTACTGTACGGAGTACTGTGGTGCTGGCCATTCGGGAATGCTCTTCGAGACACACGTTGTCACTGAAGAGGAGTTCGACGAGACAATGGAAGAGCAACTGGCCGAAGCCGAAGAAGAGGAGAACGGCGACGAAGCGAACGGTAACGACGAGTAA
- a CDS encoding right-handed parallel beta-helix repeat-containing protein, giving the protein MLYRGRELTIAVVIVAGLIGIIAAGVFAADVEDSTPSPEPFDSVTTLGISQEDQRDAEHDDLSIPRVQVFYSQYEYVVGYYGVEQAVSTLDQPEHDQQFGYPLVVYVSDYGGTTVELTDEGYLTAETSTGWVDASDAYFVVDSEARTPAGETVVPFGSESAATVFVDEHGGEIVDWPELRTRSFDVDSAAVVRDRVDEQRSQADEQVDAVEPLLDRDPVRTVEDDETVQDAIDDAPAGSTVEIPAGTYEETLRIDEPLTLRGEDATIRGDGEGNGIEVRADDVAIDGVHVDGVGNQTRDPDAATEDGDEEDWDANIESGYGHGDAGIHVVDATGVYVTNVSIETPANGVLLRDAPDAVVDDSTVDGSEEWRDGFMGVMSMRSPGVVQNSTFDGGRDGVYLHRSPETVIRDNEFYDNRFGVHLMHTSDSVIADNHARGQELAGLTIMTNPTHNAIVGNDVREATHGILPAGSQSYVADNVVADNEYGITTSADQSLYEANVIYDNDVGLRTGSILASNRVVHNDIVANDQHVDANIGPLRIWTFDGQGNYWDGAYGTESGGVLDRSYSPTDPVQGQLHRTDGALTLAESPAARGLSELRGTTPGLRSGSVVDTAPLAEPVNPDRLAELDDEQRSELGEDGGDTS; this is encoded by the coding sequence ATGCTGTACCGTGGTCGGGAGCTAACCATTGCGGTGGTGATTGTCGCTGGCCTGATCGGCATTATTGCTGCCGGCGTGTTCGCCGCTGATGTCGAGGATTCGACGCCCTCGCCGGAGCCGTTCGACTCGGTGACAACGCTGGGTATCTCACAGGAAGACCAGCGCGACGCCGAGCACGATGACCTCTCGATTCCCCGTGTACAGGTATTTTACTCCCAGTACGAGTACGTGGTCGGCTACTACGGCGTCGAGCAGGCAGTTAGCACGCTCGACCAGCCCGAACACGACCAGCAGTTTGGCTATCCGCTTGTCGTCTACGTCTCTGACTACGGGGGGACAACGGTCGAGCTTACGGATGAAGGGTATCTGACCGCCGAAACGTCGACCGGCTGGGTCGACGCGAGCGACGCGTACTTTGTCGTCGATAGCGAGGCCCGGACGCCGGCTGGCGAAACTGTCGTCCCGTTCGGTTCGGAATCCGCGGCCACGGTGTTCGTCGACGAGCACGGAGGCGAGATCGTCGACTGGCCCGAGCTCCGAACGCGCTCGTTCGACGTCGACAGTGCCGCTGTCGTGCGCGACCGTGTCGACGAGCAGCGATCACAGGCCGACGAGCAAGTCGATGCTGTCGAGCCATTGCTCGACCGCGACCCGGTACGAACCGTCGAGGACGACGAGACTGTACAGGACGCGATCGACGACGCGCCGGCGGGATCGACAGTCGAGATCCCAGCCGGAACCTACGAGGAGACCCTTCGGATCGACGAGCCCCTCACGCTCCGGGGCGAGGACGCGACGATCCGCGGTGACGGCGAGGGGAACGGTATCGAAGTCCGGGCCGACGACGTGGCCATCGACGGCGTTCATGTCGACGGAGTTGGCAATCAGACTCGCGATCCCGATGCGGCGACAGAAGACGGCGACGAGGAAGACTGGGACGCCAACATCGAATCGGGCTACGGCCACGGTGATGCCGGAATCCACGTGGTCGACGCGACCGGCGTCTACGTCACGAACGTCTCGATCGAGACCCCGGCAAACGGCGTCTTGCTCCGTGACGCACCCGATGCGGTCGTCGACGACAGCACGGTCGACGGGAGCGAGGAGTGGCGCGACGGGTTCATGGGCGTCATGTCGATGCGCTCGCCCGGCGTGGTCCAGAACTCCACGTTCGACGGTGGCCGCGACGGCGTCTACCTCCATCGATCGCCCGAGACAGTGATCCGGGACAACGAATTCTACGACAACCGCTTTGGCGTCCATCTGATGCATACATCGGATTCGGTGATCGCGGACAACCACGCTCGCGGGCAGGAACTCGCCGGACTGACGATTATGACGAACCCGACACACAACGCGATTGTCGGCAACGATGTCCGGGAGGCGACGCATGGGATCCTCCCCGCCGGGTCCCAAAGCTACGTCGCCGACAACGTCGTCGCGGACAACGAGTATGGCATCACGACAAGCGCGGACCAGTCGCTGTACGAGGCAAACGTCATCTACGACAACGACGTTGGTCTCCGCACCGGCTCGATCCTCGCCTCGAACCGGGTCGTGCACAACGATATCGTCGCGAACGACCAGCACGTCGACGCGAACATCGGTCCGTTGCGGATCTGGACCTTCGACGGCCAGGGCAACTACTGGGACGGGGCATACGGTACGGAATCGGGGGGCGTACTGGATCGCTCGTACTCCCCAACAGATCCCGTACAGGGACAGCTCCACCGGACTGATGGCGCACTCACGCTCGCGGAATCCCCCGCCGCGCGCGGATTGAGCGAGCTTCGCGGCACCACGCCCGGCCTGCGCAGTGGAAGCGTCGTCGACACCGCGCCGCTTGCGGAGCCAGTGAACCCTGACAGACTCGCCGAACTCGACGACGAGCAACGGTCGGAGCTCGGTGAGGATGGAGGTGACACGTCATGA
- a CDS encoding ABC transporter ATP-binding protein produces the protein MTTEAILRADAVSHSFDEVEVIDDISVDVEPGEVMAIVGPNGSGKTTLLRVLAGLLPSTDGTVEYRGPDREREIGYLPQRPTFRPGFTVRETIDFYRALVDEEGTDRLSQVGLADAADRRVEALSGGMTRLLGIAQATVGDPPVVVLDEPGSGLDPGMRRRTFEVTNDLADDGTAVLVSSHDLSLVERTADRVLVLDRGTVVADGSPDELLGTHGMDSLWDVFGEATTGSTDAVDVAGVTQ, from the coding sequence ATGACAACCGAGGCGATCCTCCGTGCCGATGCTGTCAGCCACTCCTTCGATGAGGTCGAGGTGATCGACGATATTTCGGTCGACGTCGAACCGGGGGAGGTGATGGCGATCGTCGGACCGAACGGCTCGGGAAAGACGACGCTCTTGCGCGTGCTGGCTGGACTGTTGCCGTCGACCGATGGGACCGTCGAGTATCGGGGGCCGGACCGCGAGCGCGAGATCGGGTACCTCCCCCAGCGCCCAACCTTTCGACCGGGGTTTACAGTTCGCGAGACGATCGATTTCTACCGCGCGCTCGTCGACGAGGAAGGGACGGATCGGCTCTCACAGGTCGGTCTGGCCGACGCTGCGGACCGACGTGTCGAGGCCCTTTCCGGCGGGATGACGCGGTTGCTCGGAATCGCACAGGCGACGGTCGGCGATCCACCGGTGGTCGTGCTCGACGAACCGGGGAGTGGTCTCGATCCCGGGATGCGTCGTCGGACGTTCGAGGTGACGAACGACCTCGCGGACGACGGGACGGCGGTGCTCGTGAGTTCACACGACCTGTCGCTGGTCGAGCGGACGGCGGATCGTGTACTGGTGCTCGACCGCGGAACCGTTGTAGCGGACGGCTCGCCCGACGAACTACTGGGGACTCACGGAATGGATTCGCTCTGGGACGTGTTCGGCGAGGCTACCACGGGATCGACTGATGCCGTCGACGTCGCGGGGGTGACCCAATGA
- a CDS encoding ABC transporter permease, whose amino-acid sequence MSGRRAARVIFGRELASIVRTRSYLLLFVGVSAVILGIATVGGGTGAGYVPTAVDLLLPLELLVPAVAFAVGYRSIADDVQRDELSVLSTYPVPDWAYVGGVYAGRAVTVVGILGIPLLVVGILVSLSAGPDTTIVATHRGIDSPVLFGRFVLLTLAYGLMVLAVVLALSALASSRKAALTLAVVGLGGLVVGLDLLVLRGVGTGWVTGDTLLTAIAASPTSAYRGLVFETVLYVAFEAETGYASPVASAFSLLAWTLIGLSITALGVSRR is encoded by the coding sequence ATGAGCGGTCGCCGTGCGGCGCGGGTCATCTTCGGTCGCGAACTCGCGAGCATTGTCCGCACGCGTAGCTATCTCCTGCTGTTCGTCGGCGTTTCCGCGGTGATTCTCGGGATCGCAACCGTCGGTGGCGGGACCGGTGCGGGCTACGTTCCCACCGCAGTCGACCTGCTCTTGCCGCTCGAACTGCTCGTCCCCGCGGTCGCGTTCGCAGTCGGCTACCGGTCAATCGCGGACGACGTCCAGCGCGATGAGCTATCGGTGCTTTCCACCTACCCCGTTCCGGACTGGGCGTACGTCGGCGGCGTCTACGCCGGTCGGGCAGTAACCGTCGTGGGAATCCTCGGCATCCCATTGCTCGTCGTCGGCATCCTCGTCTCACTCTCTGCTGGCCCGGATACGACCATCGTCGCGACACATCGCGGGATCGACTCGCCGGTCCTGTTCGGCCGGTTCGTGCTTCTCACGCTCGCGTACGGGTTGATGGTGCTGGCCGTCGTACTTGCCCTTTCTGCGCTGGCGAGCAGTCGGAAAGCAGCGTTAACGCTCGCCGTCGTCGGCCTCGGTGGACTGGTCGTTGGCCTCGACCTGCTCGTTCTCCGTGGCGTCGGGACGGGATGGGTGACTGGCGATACGCTGCTGACAGCAATCGCGGCGTCGCCCACGAGCGCGTATCGTGGGCTGGTGTTCGAGACGGTGCTGTACGTCGCGTTCGAGGCAGAAACCGGTTACGCGTCTCCCGTTGCGAGCGCGTTTAGCCTGCTAGCATGGACCTTGATCGGCCTGAGTATCACCGCGCTCGGCGTCTCTCGCCGGTGA
- a CDS encoding nitrous oxide reductase accessory protein NosL has translation MYESNLSRRRILAAAGGVAIGALAGCLGDDDAPEPIALDDGQSCDQCGMVIEEHPGPTGQIFFEDYPDDREGPAHFCSGTCTYRYRFDAEDAGETPIVTYLTDYSGVDYSLTGDEEQPFISAHLDADDYAEETGITFVAGSDAHGAMGPDLIPFEDDGDATTFADEHGGDVVTHGEINRELLDAMGN, from the coding sequence ATGTACGAGAGCAACCTCAGTAGACGGCGTATTCTGGCAGCTGCAGGCGGGGTAGCGATCGGCGCGCTCGCCGGCTGTCTCGGTGATGACGATGCACCGGAGCCGATCGCCCTCGACGACGGTCAGTCCTGTGATCAGTGTGGCATGGTGATCGAGGAACACCCCGGTCCGACTGGGCAGATATTCTTCGAGGACTACCCGGACGATCGGGAGGGTCCAGCGCACTTCTGCAGCGGCACCTGTACCTACCGATACCGGTTCGATGCCGAAGATGCCGGAGAAACACCGATCGTCACGTATCTCACCGATTACAGTGGCGTCGATTACAGCCTCACGGGGGACGAGGAGCAGCCGTTCATCTCCGCGCATCTGGACGCGGACGACTACGCCGAGGAAACAGGGATTACTTTTGTCGCAGGATCGGATGCCCACGGCGCGATGGGCCCCGATCTGATCCCGTTTGAGGACGATGGCGATGCCACGACCTTCGCGGACGAGCACGGTGGCGACGTCGTTACCCACGGAGAAATCAACCGTGAGCTACTCGACGCGATGGGGAACTGA
- a CDS encoding heavy metal translocating P-type ATPase translates to MQDAASPRQVSEPSDSECRLCDLPVPADPITDPEVDGEFCCRGCLEVQRTLGDVDVDDVDELRGEDADDPDDIEGEELYLAVDGMHCSTCEVFLENRASGIEGVAAARASYATDTVQVTYDADTTDPEGIPDAISGMGYEARPRAEDTNGTTESAALVKFLLGGGLFGMMVMLWYVLFLYPTYFGFDPVVELGGFDGLYIYANIWLLTSLILFYTGYPILRGALVSLRARQPNMDLLVALAAIGAYAYSTIAMLAGRSDLYFDVTVAVVLVVTAGNYYEGRIKERAAGLLSELTQLQVEDARLNESGERVPLDTVDAGEELLVRPGERVPLDGTVLDGSAAVDEALITGESVPVEKGPGDPVLGGTVVTDQPLVVEVGEEAASTLDRIVELLWSIQSTRPGVQRLADRLAIVFVPLVILLSSVTALWLLATGSAFTPAMLTALTVLIVSCPCALGLATPLAVASGVQTAAKRGIVIAAETIFEDAPDVDIVAFDKTGTLTTAEMTVERVDADDTEAVLARAAALERLTEHPVARAIVNHVNERAPDTLPSVDNFQRHARGVTGRLDGDQIIVGHPLLFAERDWEIPDRFESTVAEARDSGTVPIVVGWNGRAEGVVVVGDTPRPNWEDVLSRVGEERRVVVITGDEGAAAERFRAAPAVDDVFAGVPPEAKAETVKRLRTQGKTAMVGDGSNDAPALAAADVGIALGNGTELATDAADAVIASGNLDGVPDVFDLSARTNRRIRQNLGWAFVYNAIAIPLAITGYLNPLLAAAAMALSSFLVVLNSSRSL, encoded by the coding sequence ATGCAAGATGCCGCTTCCCCCCGACAGGTATCCGAACCAAGCGATAGCGAGTGTCGACTCTGCGATCTGCCGGTCCCCGCGGATCCGATTACCGATCCCGAAGTCGACGGCGAGTTCTGCTGTCGCGGCTGCCTGGAGGTCCAGCGTACGCTGGGTGACGTGGATGTCGACGACGTCGACGAACTTCGGGGAGAGGATGCCGACGATCCAGACGATATCGAGGGGGAGGAACTGTATCTCGCGGTCGATGGCATGCACTGTTCGACCTGCGAGGTATTCCTCGAGAACCGCGCGAGCGGGATCGAGGGCGTCGCGGCGGCGCGGGCGAGTTATGCGACCGACACCGTCCAGGTGACCTACGACGCCGATACGACCGACCCCGAAGGTATTCCTGACGCGATTTCGGGGATGGGTTATGAGGCACGTCCCCGGGCAGAAGACACGAACGGTACCACCGAGAGCGCCGCGCTGGTGAAGTTCCTGCTCGGCGGCGGTCTCTTCGGCATGATGGTGATGCTGTGGTACGTACTCTTCCTCTATCCCACCTACTTCGGTTTCGACCCTGTCGTCGAACTGGGCGGGTTCGACGGGCTCTACATCTACGCGAATATCTGGCTGCTAACTTCGCTGATCCTCTTTTACACTGGCTACCCGATCCTCCGGGGAGCCCTCGTCAGCCTCCGTGCGAGACAGCCGAACATGGACCTGCTCGTCGCGCTCGCGGCGATAGGGGCCTACGCCTACAGCACCATCGCGATGCTCGCAGGCCGGTCGGATCTGTACTTTGACGTGACGGTTGCGGTCGTCCTGGTCGTCACTGCGGGCAACTACTACGAGGGGCGGATCAAGGAACGCGCGGCTGGACTGCTCTCCGAACTGACACAGCTACAGGTCGAGGACGCCCGGCTGAACGAAAGCGGCGAGCGCGTCCCACTCGACACGGTTGATGCCGGCGAGGAACTGCTCGTCAGGCCCGGCGAACGGGTGCCGCTCGACGGGACCGTTCTTGACGGCAGCGCTGCGGTCGACGAGGCGCTGATCACCGGCGAATCCGTGCCCGTCGAGAAGGGGCCGGGTGATCCGGTGCTCGGCGGGACGGTGGTGACCGACCAGCCACTCGTCGTGGAAGTCGGCGAGGAGGCCGCGAGCACCCTCGACCGGATCGTCGAACTGCTGTGGTCGATCCAGAGCACGCGCCCCGGTGTCCAGCGGCTCGCGGATCGGCTCGCGATCGTGTTCGTCCCGCTAGTCATCCTGCTGTCGTCGGTGACCGCCCTCTGGTTACTTGCCACCGGATCGGCGTTCACGCCGGCGATGCTAACCGCGCTCACCGTGTTGATCGTCTCCTGTCCCTGTGCGCTTGGACTGGCCACGCCGCTTGCTGTCGCGTCCGGCGTGCAGACGGCCGCAAAACGCGGGATCGTAATCGCCGCGGAGACGATCTTCGAGGATGCGCCGGACGTCGACATCGTCGCCTTCGACAAGACTGGAACCCTGACGACTGCCGAAATGACTGTCGAGCGCGTCGATGCCGACGATACCGAAGCCGTGCTCGCCCGTGCGGCCGCGCTCGAGCGTCTGACCGAACACCCGGTCGCCCGGGCGATCGTAAACCACGTGAACGAGCGCGCACCCGATACCCTTCCGAGCGTCGACAACTTCCAACGTCACGCCCGCGGCGTTACGGGGCGTCTCGACGGCGACCAGATCATTGTCGGTCATCCACTGTTGTTCGCAGAGCGCGACTGGGAGATCCCCGACCGCTTCGAGTCGACGGTCGCCGAAGCGCGTGACAGCGGGACCGTACCCATCGTCGTCGGCTGGAACGGGCGGGCCGAGGGCGTCGTGGTGGTCGGCGATACGCCACGACCGAACTGGGAAGACGTCCTGTCACGGGTCGGTGAGGAACGACGCGTCGTGGTTATCACCGGCGATGAGGGGGCAGCAGCCGAGCGGTTCCGGGCCGCCCCGGCGGTCGATGACGTGTTCGCCGGCGTCCCGCCCGAGGCCAAAGCCGAGACCGTAAAACGGCTCCGGACGCAGGGCAAGACGGCAATGGTCGGCGACGGGAGCAACGACGCACCGGCGCTGGCCGCGGCGGACGTCGGGATCGCGCTCGGTAACGGGACCGAACTCGCGACGGACGCCGCCGACGCCGTAATCGCCAGCGGGAATCTCGACGGCGTCCCGGACGTGTTCGACCTCTCGGCGCGGACGAACCGTCGGATCAGACAGAATCTCGGCTGGGCGTTCGTCTACAACGCCATCGCGATTCCACTTGCCATCACCGGATATCTGAACCCGCTGTTGGCTGCCGCCGCGATGGCGCTATCGAGCTTTCTGGTCGTCCTCAACTCTTCGCGGAGTCTGTAG
- a CDS encoding sulfite exporter TauE/SafE family protein yields MGSTVLAVIGGGGISTTEFGVFLLVGLLAGAHCLGMCGPLVTTYGDRISASRDDRRSDTLSWFEVRQHGLFNLGRTFSYAAIGGLFGLLGAAAFASSDAITAAGDSVRASTGIVVGIAIILAGVYYLRGQSGVPGGRVPLFGAVFGRLSGLITSRVDRLATSGGIVGLGAIHGLLPCPIIYPAYLYAFATGDPIRGALALGVLGLGTIPTLFVYGTFIQAVSATSRRRVHRALGAAFILLGYIPLQHGLMLYGIHLPHPPLPHYQPL; encoded by the coding sequence ATGGGTTCGACCGTTCTCGCGGTAATCGGGGGTGGCGGGATTTCGACCACAGAGTTCGGTGTCTTCTTGCTGGTCGGTCTCCTCGCCGGGGCCCACTGTCTCGGTATGTGCGGGCCGCTCGTGACAACGTACGGTGATCGAATCTCGGCATCGAGAGACGACCGCCGCTCCGACACGCTCTCGTGGTTCGAGGTCCGCCAGCACGGACTGTTCAATCTCGGCCGCACATTCAGTTATGCGGCAATCGGCGGGCTGTTCGGCCTGCTCGGTGCGGCCGCGTTCGCGTCGAGTGACGCTATTACGGCTGCAGGCGACTCGGTCCGTGCCAGTACTGGCATCGTCGTCGGGATCGCGATCATACTCGCTGGCGTCTACTACCTTCGTGGCCAGTCCGGCGTGCCCGGCGGGCGGGTTCCACTCTTCGGAGCCGTCTTTGGACGCCTCAGTGGACTCATCACGAGCCGCGTCGACAGACTGGCGACCTCCGGCGGGATCGTCGGTCTCGGCGCGATACACGGACTGTTGCCGTGTCCGATCATCTACCCGGCCTACCTGTACGCCTTCGCGACAGGCGATCCGATCCGCGGGGCGCTCGCACTGGGTGTGCTCGGTCTCGGGACGATCCCGACACTGTTCGTCTACGGCACGTTCATTCAGGCCGTCTCGGCGACATCACGGCGGCGCGTCCATCGCGCGCTCGGTGCTGCGTTCATCCTGCTGGGGTACATTCCCCTCCAGCACGGACTGATGCTGTACGGGATCCATCTACCACATCCGCCGCTGCCCCACTATCAGCCGCTCTGA
- a CDS encoding cytochrome-ba3 oxidase subunit — protein MTTSLLTPRRGAALGLLAIIPAFAYAFGRPSLAGYVAAVNIVIIFASLYVAMRPVDGDHHGAEDSSHEST, from the coding sequence ATGACTACTTCGCTCCTCACGCCACGGCGCGGCGCAGCGCTGGGATTACTGGCCATTATCCCGGCATTCGCGTACGCGTTCGGACGCCCAAGCCTGGCGGGGTACGTCGCGGCAGTAAACATCGTGATCATCTTCGCGTCGCTGTACGTTGCGATGCGCCCTGTAGACGGAGATCATCACGGCGCCGAGGACAGCTCCCACGAGTCGACGTAG
- a CDS encoding cytochrome oxidase: MTEEREIREIGHDEFDPIGTLSLIAIYFAILAIMWFFMYFVEFAEHGPTVIGTV; this comes from the coding sequence ATGACCGAGGAGCGCGAGATACGAGAAATAGGACACGACGAGTTCGATCCGATCGGGACGCTCTCCCTGATCGCGATATATTTTGCAATACTCGCAATAATGTGGTTCTTCATGTATTTCGTTGAATTCGCCGAACACGGCCCCACGGTGATCGGAACAGTATGA